GCCGCATATCCGGCTATCGCCAGCGACACATGCACAAACAACAATTCATCCTGAATATCCCAACGCGCAAGGAGCGGCGACACATACTCGTCGCTGAAAAAATTCAGCGCCGAAACCGCAAAGCCGACCAGATTGATGAACAGCAAAAACAAATCCATCCGCATGAAAAAATTCAAGGCAAGCGACAACGTCACAATCAGCCACGAATAGAAAAAAAGCGAGTCAAACATGGAAAAGGCGGCCGGCGCTTGCAACGACGACGCCCGCATGAAAAAGAAGAGCGTTTGCAAAACCCAGACAAAAGCAAGCAACCCTGTGCCTGTTTGTTTTGCTCTCCGGCTTTTTCCCACAAAATCGGAGAAATAAAACAACAGGCTCAGGGCATACAAATACATGATCGCATCATACATCCAGCTTTTTGCTACCATCGCCATCCTCCCGCCGCAGGCGCGATCAGGAACGAACAATCGCCGGAGAAACAGGGGTCAACGCATCCTTGATCAGGCTGTCCGTTTCAGCGGGCTTGTCCTTCCCGGCAAGTGCCGCGTCTTCCTGAATCAGGCCTTCCAATGCAAACAATTGCGTAAACAACGCCATTGCTTCCTGGCTGCGCTTTTCCGCGGCCAGTTCTTTAATCCGCAAGATCGGCTCATGGATCATTTGGTTGATCATGCTTTTGCTCAGTTTGCGAATGACTTTGACCTCGTGCTCGGACAAGTCGGGAAGCTTGCGCAGCAAACTTTCCATCGTGTCATGATGGATGGCTTCCGCTTTTTCCTGCAAGGCGCGAATAAGCGGACTGACGCCCAGCGTTCTGTACCACCGGGCAAAGGCATCCATTTCCTGCGCAATCATCTGCTCAACCTTCACGGCTTCCCGTTTGCGAATGGCTATATTGGCATCCACGATGCCTTGCAAATCGTCAATATCGTACAGATAAACATTTTGCAATTGGGCGATGCCGGGATCAAGATCGCGCGGAACCGCAATGTCGATCATAAACAAAGGCTTCGCCGGACGGCGGGACAT
This region of Bacilli bacterium genomic DNA includes:
- the ccsA gene encoding cytochrome c biogenesis protein CcsA, whose amino-acid sequence is MVAKSWMYDAIMYLYALSLLFYFSDFVGKSRRAKQTGTGLLAFVWVLQTLFFFMRASSLQAPAAFSMFDSLFFYSWLIVTLSLALNFFMRMDLFLLFINLVGFAVSALNFFSDEYVSPLLARWDIQDELLFVHVSLAIAGYAAFTVSAVLCGMYLILNSKLKRKKWDATAKRLPNLKSIETGAYLCVLFGTPLFVSSLVLGVVWIVLTGENRLLLDPKVLNSLIIIAAYGFYLIQRIARRKPGSTLVRWNLAAFAFVVANYAIFNWVSQFHQWIWR